The genome window TGTCTCCCGCGACCGCGGCGATGCCCGACGGATCCGCGAGGCGGACCTGCACGGCGCTGACCCGCCCGGGACCTGCGAAGAGCGTCCGGGCCAGCCCCAGGTCCACGTAGACGAATCCGGTGTCGTAGAGGTAATACCCCGTCCTCAGAATGCCGGTGACCTTGAGGGAGACGAGTTTGGGAATGCTGCCGAAGGGGGAGAGGGTGAGGCGGGGCGCCAGGAGCTGGACCGTGTCCCCGAGCCCCACGCCGAGCTCCTGGGCCAGGTCCGCGCCCAGAACCGCCCCGTGCGCGCCGTCGGGGGTCTGCCCGAGGAACCCCGACCCTTCGGTGAAGGGTCCGACGTCCACGACGGCGCGCTGGGTGGAGGGCTCCACGCCCACGACCTTGGCCACGACGCCCACGCGGGTCGTGGGGCCGCTGGCAAGGCCGGTGCCGAGGACGACGGGCGTGAAGGCCTTCACGCGCGGGTCCGCGGAGAGGGCCCGATAGACCGCTTCGGTCTCCTCCGGGGACATTTCTCCCGGGCCGCCCAGGACGTTCAAATGGGCGTTGAGGAGCTGGATCTTTTCCTGGATTCGCGTGGTGAACCCCGTGGAGATGGCCAGGGCGATGATGAGGGCCATGACGCCGACGGCCACGCCGGCCACCGAGATGAGCGTGATCAGGGAGATGAATGCCTGCCGCCGCCTCGCGAAGAGGTACCGGCGGCCCACGAAGGTGGCGAGGCTCATGGACTCTGGGGACGGAGGAGGGGAAAGAGGACCACGTCCCGGATCGAGGGCGTGTCGGTCAGGAGCATGACGAGCCGGTCCACGCCCAGGCCCTCCCCGGCCGTGGGCGGCAGGCCGTACTCGAGGGCCTGGCAGTAGTCCTCGTCGTAAGGCATGGCCTCCTCGTCCCCGTGGGCCTTCGCCTCCACCTGCGCCTTGAAGCGGCCGCGCTGATCGTCGGGGTCGTTGAGCTCGGAGAAGCCGTTGGCGACCTCCATCCCCGCCACGAACAGCTCGAAGCGGTCGGCCGTGTCGGGCCGGTCCGGGCGGCGCCGGGAGAGGGGGGACACCTCCACGGGGTGGCCGTGGACGAAGGTTGGGTTCAGGAGCGTGGGCTGGACGAGGGTTTCGAACGCTTCGACCAGGAACTTCTCGGGGGTGTCCGACTTGGCCGGGCTCATCCCGAGACGGGGGATCCATTCGGCGCGGGCGGTGGGTGAGGCCGGGGCGTCCTCGGGCACCCCCCGCTCGGCCAGGGCGGTGCGGGCCGCCTCGC of Acidobacteriota bacterium contains these proteins:
- a CDS encoding ABC transporter permease, producing MSLATFVGRRYLFARRRQAFISLITLISVAGVAVGVMALIIALAISTGFTTRIQEKIQLLNAHLNVLGGPGEMSPEETEAVYRALSADPRVKAFTPVVLGTGLASGPTTRVGVVAKVVGVEPSTQRAVVDVGPFTEGSGFLGQTPDGAHGAVLGADLAQELGVGLGDTVQLLAPRLTLSPFGSIPKLVSLKVTGILRTGYYLYDTGFVYVDLGLARTLFAGPGRVSAVQVRLADPSGIAAVAGDIQRALGPGFRVLDLIATNEEFFKALRMERVLLFLAIGLIVMVAALNIISTLILLVMEKVRDIGILRSMGASATDIRGVFLFQGMVIGAVGTLLGACAGVAACLLLDRFHAIPLSLDVYPLPYVPFITSPGQVAAVSAFALAVSFLATLYPSTRASRLDPVEALRYE